The Blastocatellia bacterium genome includes a window with the following:
- a CDS encoding transporter, with product MAARQSVPVIGPQIPRGETNPSGESWLSPRRFQLSVGYRYQHSHRHFVGTEEQLDRAEQRTEVNNRIHILDLAGTYEVNSQLSVSMSVPLFFAKRYNQRSPDQVTHGYGLGDITFVARRWLFRNPNEARQNVAVGFGIKLPTGRYDVTDTVNTPLGPVTRVIDQSIQPGDGGFGLIAEFQAYKAIKSMRLFASGVYLSNPRGTNGVPTGRSRPSEAIMSVADQYLYRAGAVAPFPKVRSLAWTVSVRGEGLPSRDLIGDSNGFRRPGYAVSLEPGLIFSKGSQSWSFSVPVAVRRNRTRSVPDIMDNRHGDAAFADYLILVGYSRHF from the coding sequence GTGGCCGCAAGACAAAGCGTGCCCGTGATTGGCCCGCAAATTCCCAGAGGAGAAACGAACCCATCGGGAGAGTCGTGGCTCAGTCCGCGCCGCTTCCAGCTCTCGGTCGGTTATCGTTATCAACACTCGCACCGCCACTTCGTCGGCACCGAAGAACAGCTTGACCGCGCCGAACAGCGCACCGAAGTCAACAATCGCATTCACATCCTCGACCTTGCCGGAACCTACGAAGTGAATTCGCAGCTCAGCGTTTCAATGAGCGTGCCGCTGTTTTTTGCCAAGCGTTACAATCAGCGCTCGCCCGATCAAGTGACGCACGGGTACGGCCTCGGCGACATCACCTTCGTCGCCCGCCGCTGGCTGTTCCGCAATCCCAATGAGGCGCGGCAGAATGTCGCCGTCGGCTTTGGCATCAAGCTGCCGACCGGCAGGTATGATGTCACCGACACGGTCAACACCCCTTTGGGGCCGGTGACGCGCGTCATTGACCAGTCCATCCAGCCCGGCGATGGCGGCTTTGGCTTGATCGCTGAATTCCAGGCGTACAAGGCGATCAAGAGCATGCGGCTGTTCGCTTCGGGCGTCTATCTGTCCAACCCGCGCGGCACCAATGGCGTGCCGACGGGCCGCAGCCGCCCCTCTGAAGCCATTATGTCTGTGGCCGATCAGTATCTTTATCGCGCCGGCGCGGTCGCGCCGTTCCCCAAAGTCCGCAGCCTCGCATGGACGGTGAGCGTGCGCGGCGAAGGGTTGCCGTCGAGAGATTTGATCGGCGACAGCAACGGTTTCCGGCGGCCCGGCTATGCGGTCTCGCTGGAGCCGGGATTGATCTTCAGCAAGGGCAGCCAGTCCTGGTCGTTCAGCGTGCCGGTGGCGGTGCGCCGCAATCGCACGCGCAGCGTGCCGGATATTATGGATAACCGGCATGGCGATGCCGCCTTTGCCGATTACCTCATCCTGGTCGGTTACTCGCGCCACTTCTAG
- a CDS encoding mechanosensitive ion channel family protein translates to MHFWQIVQTTAGVGSSLYWLVLVFIFVAAVLFILAPADRPGIRSAVLLLALSFAGLLGASAIVYYGGNSESFGYRFLRFVAFFVVSIGTINLVGVFIFAVLLRPLHLSPPRILRDLLLALAYIVAGITLLSHSGVDLAGVVATSAVITAVIGFSLQDTLGNVMGGLALQMEHTIHVGDWVRIDQQEGRVQEIRWRQTSIETRNWDTVVIPNSILMKSQVIILGRRVGQPRQHRQWVYFNVDFRYAPSQVIAAVEKALCAEPIPDVASNPPPHCLVIDFKDSYAVYAARYWLTDLALTDPTDSVVRTRLYTALRRADIPLSIPAQSLFVTQESESRRERKRTEEIGRRLEAIDHIELFHPLADEEKRRLATRLLIAPFLRGEVMTRQGDEAHWLYVIVEGEAEVQVSIEGRREKVAVLSSGDYFGEMGMMTGEVRRATVIARTDVKCYRLDKAAFRDIIHERPEVAEAISHTLAKRRVELDAIRESLTEEIIHQRMRHAQPDLLRRIRDFFMLDTDRAAKP, encoded by the coding sequence ATGCATTTCTGGCAAATCGTTCAAACCACGGCGGGCGTCGGCAGCAGCCTTTACTGGCTGGTGCTGGTCTTCATCTTTGTCGCGGCGGTGTTGTTTATTCTCGCGCCCGCCGACCGTCCCGGCATTCGCAGCGCCGTATTGCTGCTGGCACTTTCGTTCGCCGGATTGCTCGGCGCCAGCGCCATCGTTTATTACGGCGGCAATAGCGAAAGCTTCGGCTATCGCTTCCTCAGATTCGTTGCGTTCTTCGTCGTCAGCATCGGCACCATCAACCTGGTCGGCGTCTTCATCTTCGCCGTGCTGCTGCGCCCTTTGCATTTGTCGCCGCCGCGCATTCTCCGCGACCTGCTGCTTGCCCTGGCTTATATCGTCGCGGGCATCACGCTGCTGTCACACAGCGGCGTTGACCTTGCCGGCGTCGTCGCCACCTCGGCCGTCATTACGGCGGTCATCGGCTTTTCGCTTCAAGACACGCTCGGCAACGTCATGGGTGGCCTCGCCTTGCAGATGGAGCACACGATCCATGTCGGCGACTGGGTGCGCATCGATCAGCAAGAAGGCCGTGTGCAAGAGATTCGCTGGCGGCAGACCTCGATTGAAACGCGCAACTGGGACACCGTGGTGATCCCCAACAGCATCTTGATGAAATCGCAGGTCATCATCCTGGGCCGCCGCGTCGGCCAGCCGCGCCAGCACCGCCAGTGGGTTTATTTCAACGTCGATTTTCGCTACGCGCCGTCACAGGTCATCGCCGCGGTCGAAAAAGCGCTGTGCGCTGAACCGATCCCCGACGTCGCCAGCAACCCGCCGCCGCATTGCCTGGTGATTGATTTCAAGGACAGCTATGCGGTCTATGCGGCGCGTTACTGGCTGACCGATCTGGCGCTTACAGACCCGACCGATTCGGTGGTGCGAACGCGACTCTATACCGCCTTGCGCCGCGCCGACATCCCGCTATCGATTCCGGCGCAGTCGCTCTTCGTCACACAGGAGAGCGAGTCGCGCCGCGAGCGCAAACGCACCGAAGAGATTGGCCGCCGCCTGGAAGCCATTGACCACATCGAGCTGTTTCATCCGCTGGCCGACGAAGAGAAGCGCCGCCTGGCGACGCGGCTGCTCATCGCGCCCTTCTTGCGCGGCGAAGTGATGACCCGGCAGGGTGACGAGGCTCACTGGCTTTATGTGATTGTCGAAGGCGAGGCCGAGGTGCAGGTGAGCATCGAGGGCCGCCGCGAGAAAGTCGCGGTCCTGAGTAGCGGCGATTACTTTGGCGAGATGGGGATGATGACCGGCGAGGTGCGCCGCGCCACGGTCATCGCGCGCACCGATGTGAAATGTTACCGTCTCGACAAAGCCGCCTTTCGCGACATCATCCATGAACGCCCGGAGGTCGCCGAAGCCATCTCGCACACGCTGGCCAAGCGCCGCGTCGAGCTGGATGCGATTCGCGAATCCTTGACCGAAGAGATAATCCACCAGCGCATGCGACACGCACAGCCCGACCTGTTGCGGCGCATCCGCGATTTCTTCATGCTCGACACCGACCGCGCCGCCAAGCCCTAG
- a CDS encoding (Fe-S)-binding protein: MKVSLFITCLVDQLFPQVGVSMVELLGRLGVEVAFPEAQTCCGQPAFNSGYRAEARQLAARFLDVFANSQYIVTPSGSCASMVKVFYADLFEDEPMRTERARQLAARTYELSDFLVNVLKVEDVGARYSGRVALHQSCHLLRELNVRSEPLKLLRAVRGIELVELERADACCGFGGLFAIKYAQISGGILQEKLDCIKRSGAEVIVASDMGCLMHISGGLSRQRLAVRTLHLAELLAAE, encoded by the coding sequence ATGAAAGTATCGCTTTTCATCACCTGTCTGGTTGACCAGCTCTTTCCGCAAGTCGGCGTGAGCATGGTCGAACTGCTCGGACGGCTGGGCGTCGAGGTCGCCTTTCCCGAAGCGCAGACCTGCTGTGGCCAGCCGGCCTTCAATAGCGGTTACCGCGCCGAGGCCCGCCAGCTCGCGGCGCGCTTTCTCGATGTCTTCGCCAATAGCCAGTACATCGTCACGCCTTCGGGCTCGTGCGCCAGCATGGTCAAAGTGTTTTACGCCGATCTCTTCGAAGACGAGCCGATGCGCACGGAGCGTGCGCGCCAGCTTGCGGCGCGCACCTATGAGTTGAGCGATTTTCTAGTCAACGTCTTGAAGGTCGAAGACGTCGGCGCGCGCTATAGCGGGCGCGTCGCCCTGCACCAGTCGTGTCACTTGCTGCGCGAGCTGAACGTCAGAAGCGAGCCGCTGAAGTTATTGCGCGCCGTGCGCGGCATCGAGCTGGTCGAGCTGGAGCGCGCCGACGCCTGCTGCGGGTTTGGCGGGCTGTTTGCGATCAAGTATGCGCAGATTTCCGGGGGCATCCTGCAAGAAAAGCTCGACTGCATTAAGCGCAGCGGCGCCGAGGTCATTGTCGCAAGCGACATGGGATGCCTGATGCACATCAGCGGCGGCCTGAGCCGCCAGCGCCTCGCGGTTCGCACTCTCCACCTCGCCGAATTGCTCGCCGCCGAGTAG
- a CDS encoding alpha-L-arabinofuranosidase C-terminal domain-containing protein, giving the protein MSAINRRRFIGTMLVAGAAQIAPRAAYSSRATDSRIEILISEPAGVIAPEIYGHFAEHLGGVVYDGIWVGEGSKIANVGGIRRALVESLKRIRPAVVRWPGGCFADSYDWRDGTGPRAARPRRTNFWSDGLPQKQFGNAPQKYDPNHFGTNEFVRFCRLIGAQPYLAANLRSLPARDFYQWVEYCNAPAGSTSLADLRAASGDREPFNVRYWGVGNESWGCGGNFTAEEYAAEFRRFTAWVPGYEKRLSLIGAGPGSGDLSWTRRFFAKLAEKGEGQLNGMYGWGLHHYSWNLSRGQSNDWEKAKGDALKFDVEEWYELFRQGDQVEKLINDHWAAMGEIDKSHRVKLVVDEWGAWYRPGSEAHPTHQLGQASTMRDAVLAGLTLDIFNRHADKVAMANIAQLVNCLAALFITHEDQFIVTPTYHVFEMYAAHQGNRALRMTVDAPEVRYNRVGKAASFWGLKGSASLGDREMVVTVVNPHASEARETEISLRGAAIKSAQARTIAADDIHAHNSFASPRAVEPKDAAITASGASLVHRFPPASVTRLRIELA; this is encoded by the coding sequence ATGTCAGCGATCAATAGGCGACGGTTCATAGGCACGATGCTCGTAGCGGGCGCGGCTCAGATTGCGCCGCGCGCCGCTTACAGTAGCCGCGCCACGGATTCACGCATCGAGATTTTGATTAGCGAGCCGGCCGGTGTCATCGCGCCGGAGATTTATGGCCATTTCGCCGAGCATCTCGGCGGCGTCGTTTATGACGGCATCTGGGTCGGCGAAGGCTCGAAGATCGCCAACGTCGGCGGCATTCGCCGGGCACTGGTCGAAAGCCTGAAGCGCATTCGTCCCGCGGTGGTGCGCTGGCCGGGCGGCTGTTTCGCTGACAGCTACGACTGGCGCGATGGCACGGGGCCGCGCGCCGCGCGCCCGCGGCGCACCAATTTCTGGAGCGACGGTCTGCCGCAAAAGCAGTTCGGCAACGCGCCGCAAAAATATGACCCGAACCATTTCGGCACGAATGAATTCGTGCGCTTCTGCCGCCTGATCGGCGCGCAGCCTTACCTGGCCGCCAACCTGCGCAGCCTGCCGGCCAGAGACTTTTACCAGTGGGTCGAATACTGCAACGCGCCTGCCGGCTCGACCTCGCTTGCAGACTTGCGCGCCGCGAGCGGCGACCGCGAGCCGTTCAACGTGCGCTACTGGGGTGTCGGCAACGAATCGTGGGGCTGTGGCGGCAACTTCACGGCGGAAGAGTACGCGGCAGAGTTCCGCCGCTTCACCGCATGGGTGCCGGGGTACGAGAAGCGGCTGTCGTTGATCGGCGCGGGGCCGGGCAGCGGCGACCTGAGCTGGACGCGGCGCTTCTTCGCCAAACTGGCCGAGAAGGGCGAGGGCCAGTTGAACGGGATGTATGGCTGGGGGCTGCATCATTACTCCTGGAACCTGAGCCGCGGGCAGTCGAACGATTGGGAGAAAGCCAAAGGCGACGCCCTGAAGTTTGATGTCGAAGAGTGGTACGAGCTGTTCAGGCAGGGCGACCAGGTTGAGAAACTGATCAACGATCACTGGGCGGCGATGGGCGAGATTGACAAGTCGCATCGCGTCAAGCTGGTGGTAGACGAATGGGGCGCGTGGTACAGGCCGGGCAGCGAAGCCCACCCGACGCATCAGCTCGGCCAGGCTTCGACCATGCGCGACGCGGTGCTGGCCGGGCTGACCCTGGACATCTTCAACCGCCATGCCGACAAGGTGGCGATGGCCAACATCGCCCAACTGGTCAACTGCCTGGCGGCGCTCTTCATCACCCATGAAGATCAGTTCATCGTCACGCCGACCTATCACGTCTTCGAGATGTACGCCGCGCACCAGGGCAACCGGGCGCTGCGCATGACGGTTGACGCGCCAGAGGTGCGTTACAATCGCGTCGGCAAGGCGGCGAGTTTCTGGGGCTTGAAAGGCTCGGCCTCGCTCGGCGACCGCGAGATGGTTGTTACGGTGGTCAACCCGCACGCCTCTGAAGCGCGTGAGACCGAGATCAGCCTGCGCGGCGCGGCCATCAAGTCGGCGCAGGCGAGGACGATTGCGGCAGACGACATTCACGCGCACAACAGCTTTGCCAGCCCGCGCGCCGTCGAGCCCAAAGACGCGGCGATTACGGCGAGCGGCGCGTCGCTGGTGCATCGCTTCCCGCCGGCCTCGGTGACGCGATTGCGCATCGAGCTGGCGTGA